Genomic segment of Paenibacillus macerans:
TCAATCAACGGCCTTTACGGCGGTCGGCGATTTGTTCCCGCCGCGTGAACGCGGCAAATGGATGGGCCTGATGACTGCGGTGTTCGGCTTCTCCAGCGTACTTGGGCCGACGCTTGGCGGATATTTGGTCGATCATATGGATTGGCATTGGCTGTTCTGGATTTTCCTCCCGCTCGGCATTGTGGCTTTCTTTATGATCCTTTCCCTGTTTCCGAAAATGGAACGCGGCAAGTCGCAAGCAATCGACTACCTCGGTTCGCTGTTCATGACGACAACGCTTGTGCCGCTGCTGCTCACATTCTCATGGGGGGGCACGGAATATGCCTGGAATTCGGCGCCGATTATCGGTTTGATCACGGCCACGGTGATTTCCGCCATCATTTTCATATTCGTTGAATCCAAGGTAAAAAATCCGATCCTGCCGCTTCGTTTATTCAAAAACAGCATCGTTACCATCTCAAATATTATCGGTTTCCTGATGAACTTCGGGATGATGGGGGCGTTGGTCTATCTGTCCTTTTTCGTGCAAGGCGTGCTTGGCATTTCGCCGACCTATGCCGGTTACGTAACGATGCCGATGTCGATCGTGATGGTCGTATCCAGCGCGATTACCGGGCAGTTGATTGCTAGAAAAGGAAAATACAAATCGTTTGCTTTGATTGGGGTGCCGATCATGATTGCCGGCATGGCCATTATGGTCTTTATGAACAACGTGCCGCTGGCCGTGCTGAGCATGATCGTGTTCGGCTTCGGGCTTGGCCTGGGGATGCCGGTATTCTCGCTCGCTGCGCAAAACGCGGTGCCGCATCAGGAGCTTGGGGTCGTCACCGCTTCGACGCAGCTGTTCCGTAACCTCGGGGGAACGATCGGGATCGCGGTCATGGGGATGGTGATGTCCAACAACTTGACGAAAAATTTGAAAGCGGAGATGCAGTCCGCTTCCGCTCCGGATTTGAGCCAGGTGGATCCGAAAATGTCCGAGCAGATTCTGGCCTTTGCCAATCCGCAGACCTTGATGAACAAACCGCTGCTGGAGCAAACGCAGGCCGGCCTGCCCGCCGATGTGCAGCCGCTGTTCGCGCAGATGATTCAAGGGATCCGCGATGCGCTCGGCACGACGTTGTCCACGGTGTTTTTGACCGGGACGCTCGTACTCGTGGCAGCGTTTATTCTGGTGTTTCTCCTGAAGGAGCTGCCGCTGCGGTCCACGAACCAGACGCCAAGCCCATCGGCCGCCGCGAGCGGCGGACCGGAAGGCGCAGTTCAAACCGCCGCCCCAAATCAAGCGTAAATAGGTTTTTGCATACGGAAGAGAGTCACGTCTTTTTGAGACGCGGCTCTTTTTTTTATAGGTATTTTTCTTAATTTTATTTTGTTGAGAAATTGTCTAGTTCTATTAAATATATGTATACTTGATGTAACATATATCATATACATACTCGAGGAGAATAAGATGAATGTTGTCCTAATCGATGATGAGAACTTGGCTTTGAATTATTTGGAGCATCATTTGCAAAGTATATTCGGGATTCATGTCGCCGGCAAGTTTATCAACCCGGTCGAGGGCAAGGAATTCATTCTGCGAACGGACATCGATGTCGTGTTTTTGGATATTCATCTGCCCGAAATTAGCGGCATTGAACTGGCAGGGCAGCTGCTGCAGTTTAAGCCTAGGCTTAATATCGTCTTCGTTACGGCTTATGACGACTATGCCGTTAAAGCTTTTGAGTTAAACGCGCTTGACTATGTCATGAAACCGCTGCGAAAAGAACGTCTGACGATCACCCTGGAACGAATCCGGGAGCGCCTGGAAGGAGTTCCGGCGGCGCCGCCCGCGGCCAAAGAAGAGCTGCACGTAAGCTTGTTT
This window contains:
- a CDS encoding MDR family MFS transporter, which produces MEHLSIKRKITIMIAIMAAMFFAAINQTIVSTAMPRIISILDGMDYYTWTINIYLLTSTIATVLVGKLSDIYGRKPFLLIGILFFMVGAFLTGTSSNVFQFIAYRGIQGIGAGIIQSTAFTAVGDLFPPRERGKWMGLMTAVFGFSSVLGPTLGGYLVDHMDWHWLFWIFLPLGIVAFFMILSLFPKMERGKSQAIDYLGSLFMTTTLVPLLLTFSWGGTEYAWNSAPIIGLITATVISAIIFIFVESKVKNPILPLRLFKNSIVTISNIIGFLMNFGMMGALVYLSFFVQGVLGISPTYAGYVTMPMSIVMVVSSAITGQLIARKGKYKSFALIGVPIMIAGMAIMVFMNNVPLAVLSMIVFGFGLGLGMPVFSLAAQNAVPHQELGVVTASTQLFRNLGGTIGIAVMGMVMSNNLTKNLKAEMQSASAPDLSQVDPKMSEQILAFANPQTLMNKPLLEQTQAGLPADVQPLFAQMIQGIRDALGTTLSTVFLTGTLVLVAAFILVFLLKELPLRSTNQTPSPSAAASGGPEGAVQTAAPNQA
- a CDS encoding LytR/AlgR family response regulator transcription factor, coding for MNVVLIDDENLALNYLEHHLQSIFGIHVAGKFINPVEGKEFILRTDIDVVFLDIHLPEISGIELAGQLLQFKPRLNIVFVTAYDDYAVKAFELNALDYVMKPLRKERLTITLERIRERLEGVPAAPPAAKEELHVSLFQQL